From Malaya genurostris strain Urasoe2022 chromosome 2, Malgen_1.1, whole genome shotgun sequence:
CTCGCACATGTTTGCCATTCTACTACAGACCGTGGTATAGTCCCATTGCTCTACTTTGAAGCGTCTAAAACAGTTGCAGAATTAATTTATACTTATATATATAGTCCGATTTTTCTAAAACTACTAACTTTTTTCCTTCAGCAGCAGGTTCCAGAACGAACTTGTCAAAATAAAGCCGAATCAATCGCTCTCGTTCGTCTAGTCCTGGGAGCGTAAACTCTACCATCTCATCCAATCGATCGTTGATAgcataatcaaactgttctggcGTGTTTGACGCTAGAACCAACATGAAGCGAGGGTTTTGTTCGCCAGTTCTGTACAAGAATGCATTCAGTGCTGATCGCATGTCTTCAGAAATTCTTTCCGACGATCGTTTCCGCAAAAATGCATCGGCTTCGTCAATGAACAACAACAGACCACGCCGACTAGTGTTAGCCCAATCAAACACTTTGTGGATTGCTGTCACCGCGTCTCTTCCCATCGGACCAACGTCACCACCAGTCATAATAGCGTAGTCCAGCCCAGAATGGGAAGCTAGCTTCTTAGCGAACATTGTTTTACCAGTTCCTGGCGGTCCATACATTAGAATATTTCTATGAAATCCCCTATTATGTTTGGTATTTTTTGTGGCAATTGCGATGTCTCGCAAACGTTCTTCCAACTTGGGCTGTAGCACAACTCCTTGTAGTGCATCAGTCGGTTTGGCCTTAAATCGCTTGAGTGTTGTAACTGGATGGCGTATTGCTTCCAGAGGTGAGAATCTAGAAGTTTCGTTCACAAGCAATGGTTTTCCAATTCTTGCCTCTAAATAACGAGCGGCCACACCCGTGGCACCCTTCGCAGAATAGATACCCAAAGCCAACAATGACAGACCCCCTACAGTTGTTGCCACTTTACCCCAATCAGTTAGCAAAGCAGTTGCGCCTTGACCTAACACAGATCCAGCTGTCTTTATACCTTCCATCACTGTAATGCGATTTTCCTCGGCCTTTAATCTTATCTGTTCTAATGTTAAATCACGATTTTCCCGATCAACCTTCGCTTTGGCTCGTAACTCAGCCTCGAGTAATTTCATTTTGTTCTTCTCGCGTAGCTCCATTTCATGTTCAATTGTTTTCCTACGCATTGCTTCTTGTTTGGCTACGCTTTCCTCTTGCTTGCGTATATTTTCCTCCTGCACACGTTGTTGCTGTGCAAGTTGTTCTTCATAACGCTTCCTGGCTAGCTGATCTTGATACTGCGcccgttgttgctgttgtttggTTTCTTCAGATAGAGTTTTGCGTCGTTCTTCGTGATCAACTCGTTTCTGTTCAACTTTGGATGACTCGATATGTGCCTCATATTCCTTTACTTTGGCCATATATTCTTGCTGTCGCGTAGACTCCTGAAGCTTCGATAATTCTAGCGCTTCACGTGCATGTtctaaaataaacgatttccatTCCGCAATTTAAAAACATGTTACGCAACTCAGTATTAAACTTCACTCACTTGATCGCTCCAATGTTCTGGCAGCTTCCGCAGCTCGCTCCAGTGCGGAAGAATCGAACCGATATGCTTCCATAGCTTTACGTTCGGCCTTGGTCAGATTCTGATCCCCAGCAGCTTGTCCGGTAGAGCCCGGCTCTGGTGGAGCACCACCATCAGCACCCTGTGGAGGCACCTGCGGTACTTGGCTCTTATACCCAAACAACCAGGACATTTTGAATTACTTTTGAAAATACGTGAAGCTTTAAAATCGGCTTTTAAATTGCTTTAAACGGCAGGTTATAAGATGATGAAATAACCCGTAATCAAATCCAAGTATTATTCCGGTTGCGAATGAAGATAGATAATGCACAGAATGCACACACGAGGAGAGCTGACATGAAATATGTCAAACATGGCACTACTCGACTGACTTACAAATTTCGAGCAGTTACACTGATAACAATCACGATGTAGAATTAACACTGGTGACGAGATAGTGACGTTTTTTCTGTGTTTGTAATTTTCTCA
This genomic window contains:
- the LOC131430805 gene encoding ATPase family AAA domain-containing protein 3A homolog, whose protein sequence is MSWLFGYKSQVPQVPPQGADGGAPPEPGSTGQAAGDQNLTKAERKAMEAYRFDSSALERAAEAARTLERSKHAREALELSKLQESTRQQEYMAKVKEYEAHIESSKVEQKRVDHEERRKTLSEETKQQQQRAQYQDQLARKRYEEQLAQQQRVQEENIRKQEESVAKQEAMRRKTIEHEMELREKNKMKLLEAELRAKAKVDRENRDLTLEQIRLKAEENRITVMEGIKTAGSVLGQGATALLTDWGKVATTVGGLSLLALGIYSAKGATGVAARYLEARIGKPLLVNETSRFSPLEAIRHPVTTLKRFKAKPTDALQGVVLQPKLEERLRDIAIATKNTKHNRGFHRNILMYGPPGTGKTMFAKKLASHSGLDYAIMTGGDVGPMGRDAVTAIHKVFDWANTSRRGLLLFIDEADAFLRKRSSERISEDMRSALNAFLYRTGEQNPRFMLVLASNTPEQFDYAINDRLDEMVEFTLPGLDERERLIRLYFDKFVLEPAAEGKKRFKVEQWDYTTVCSRMANMCEGMSGREISKLGVSWQAACYASENGILTEKMVLDRCEAAVRQHKQKMAWLSEQEKQDHKSITGGKGFVIES